The DNA sequence GACCATTCTGTATTCATAGTTCTCTCCTTTTTATGCAAAAAATTCTTTTATCTGTCCTAAAATAATGTTCATTAAATTGGTTCTTGCCTCCACACTTGCCCAGGCAATATGCGGTGTAATGAGAAGTTTATCACTATCCTTAATTCGTTTTAAAGGATTTTCACTACTCATTGGCTCTACACAAAGTACATCCAGGCCGGCTGCTGCAATTTTCCCTTGTTCCAAAGCCTGTGCCAGATCTTCTTCTACTACAATCGGACCTCTTCCTACATTCAGAAAGATTGCCGAAGACTTCATTTTGTCAAAGGCTGCCTTGTCCATAAGATTCTCTGTTTCAGGGGTCAATGGAGCGTGGACGGATACAATATCTGATTCCGCCAGCAACGTGTCAAAATTCACCTGTTCATAATCCGGCTGATTATTTTTCCCAGAAGTAGAATAGTAAATCACGCGACATCCAAAACATTTCGCAATATCCGCCACTCTTCTTCCAATTGCTCCAAGTCCGATAATTCCCCAAGTCATGTTACTGAGCTGGGAAAATTTCCGGTCAAAATGAGTAAAGGAACGGTCTCCCACATATTTTTCACTTTTTACATATTCATCATAATAAGGAAGATGCTCTAATAGATAAAATAGCATTGCAAATGTATGCTGCGCCACAGATTCCGTAGAATAACCGGCAACATTGCGCCATGCTATTCCTCGTTCATCCAAATACTCTTTATCCAGATTATTTGTTCCTGTTGCTGTTACGCATACCAATTTCAAATTTTTTGCATTTCCTATGGTTTGTTCATTAATAGGTACCTTATTTATGATAACTACATCCGCATCTGTTACACGCTCTGCTGCCTCAGACGGCGTAGAGAAATCATACTTCACTACTTCACCTAATGCATCATATCCAGACAAATCAATGTCTTCGCCAATGGATTTCGCATCCAGAAAAACAATCTTCATCCAAATTCCTCCTATTCTATATTCACTCATACTATTATAGCACATTTATTTTTTGGTGCTGAATATATTTTCCTTCGATTACCTCTCCCATAAAACCTTGTCCGTTTCCTACTTGATAATCAAAATACTCTTGTTTCGGTATGCCATACTTCTCCAGAATTGCCATGATAGTCCCACCATGTACCACAAAGGCAACCTTTTCCCACTCTTGTGCCTGTGCCTTTTCCATACACTGCTCATAAGCCCTTTGACATCTTTCTTTAAAGGCTTTTGGTTCTTCCCCTTCCGGAAAAGCAATGGTCCCTCCGCTGTCTATGAATCTCTGATAATCCGGATTCCCATTAAGCTCCCGATAATTTTTATATTCAAATGCTCCAAAGTCCATCTCTCGAAAGTCTTCTATGACTTCCAATTTTGCTTCCTCCCGTCCAAACAATGCTTTCGCACTTTGGATACAACGAAGATAAGGGCTGACGAATACATAATCCATCTGCCCCAATTCTTCTCCCGTCATTCTTAATGTGTTCCATTCTTTATCCAGAATTCCTTCATCGGTTCTTCCCACATAACGATGCTCCAAATTTCCTTTGGTCGCTCCATGCCGGATAAAATATACTCTCATGCTTCCTCCGTTATTTTTATGCTTAACTTTCCAGAACCCATGCCGCACGGCTTCCTTTTTCCGTTTTACTTACCACCAATTTGCGATCTATTTGCTCTTTTAACTCTGTCACATGCGAAATGATTCCTACCAGTCTGTGCTCTCCTGCCAACTCTGTCAGAATTCCGATTGCCTTGCTTCGGGCTTCTTCATCCAGAGAACCAAATCCCTCATCAATAAACATAGTATCCAGATGCACTCGTCCTGCCATACGCTGAATAATATCTGCCATTCCAAGAGCCATAGAAAGTGCTGCCATAAAGGACTCTCCGCCGGATAAGGTCTTTACATCTCTTACCTTATCTGTCACCAGATCATAAACATCTAAGTCCAATCCAACTTCTCCTCTTTTTCCCAGATTTTCCATATCCCTGCACTGTAAAATGAACTGGCTTCCGCTCATCTTCACCAAACGTCGGTTTGCCTCTGCCACAATATACTTAAAATAACGCCTCTGTACATAGGTTTGTAAATCCAATCTCGCTTGTTGGTTCAAATTGCCATTTGCAGTTCGGTCTAAGGTACTGATTACGGTATATTCCTTTTCCAATGCAGTTCGCTCCTGATACAGTGCTTTTAGATTCTTAAGCGCCTGCTGATTGCGACTTTCATTTCCGGCAAACTCCATTCTTCTTTGCTCCAGTTGCTTTTGTTCTGCTTCCAGTTGTTCAGCCTCTTCTTTCAGCGAGCTGGTGTCTATTTTCTCTTTTCCGGTAAGTTCTTCCTTTAACTGTGAAAAATGCTCCTCCAACGTAACCAGTGCTCCCTGCTGATTGGCCAGAAGCTGCTGCAGTTCCTGCAAACGTTTTTCCAACACTTCCTTTTGCTGCTCCAGTTCTGCTTTCTCCTGCTCTGCTCTTTGCAGGTTCTGCTGTAACTCTCGCTCTGTTTCGTAAGGAAGCTCATTCGCAAGACTCTTCCACATCTCACTAGCCGTTTCCTGTTCTGCCCGTATTTGATAGCAGACTTCTGTCACTGCCTCACGCTTCTGCGTCAAGGTTTCCTGCTCTGCCAAAAGCTTCTCCTGCTTCTTCTTGTGTGCATCACAGTTTTTCTGCTTTTCTTCTGCCTGAATACGCTGTTCTTTTACTTGTTCATATTCCGTCTTACATTGAATACGCTGCTGCCCGATTTCTTCCTTTGTTAATTCTTTACCAAAGATTCTTTTTGCTTCCTGAGCAATCAGAGATTGTTCTTTTTCCACCTCTCCCTTTTGCTTCTGGTAGGCTTCTCTTTTCTGATTCAACAAAATATCTGCCTGCTCCCGCTGCTCTTTTGCCTCTTCCACCTCTCGCTGGGTTACTGCCTCTGGGGAAAGACACGCCTTCCTTGGATGTTCAAAGGAACCACAAACCGGACAGGGTTCTCCATCCTTTAATTTTTCTGCAATAATACCAACCTGTTCTTCAATAAACATCCGGTTCTTTTCTTCATATTCCCGGCTTTTCTTTTCATAGTCTTCCAGCAATCCTCGAACCTGCTCCTGTTGCTTTTCACATTCTTTTTCAAGCTTCTGCAGGTTTTCTGCTCTCTTTTCCATTTCCAAAAGACTTTGCTGCTTTTCTTGCAACTCTTTTTCCTGCTGCTGCAACTGTATCAATACTTCCGGCTCTTGTTCCAGCTTCTGAATCTCCTCCGCGTTTTCCTGTAATTCTTGCTTTTTCCGGCTCAGTTCTTCTTCCAACTTTGCAAGATTCTGTTCTGACTCTGCTTTCTTTTTTTCGATTTGTAACAGTTGTTCTTTCTTCTCTTTTAAAAGATTGTATTTTGGAAGCAATGCTTTCCATCCGGCAATTCGCTCAGACAATTCCGGCATACGTTTATTATATTCCTCTGTCTGCTTTTGCTTCTGTTCTTCCAGTTCCTTCTTCTGCGCATTCTCTTGCTCCATTTGAAGCTTCATCTGTTCTATTTTCTTTTCTTCCTGGACAAGCTGCTCCAATCGTTGATTGATTTCTTCTGCCTGTTTTCTTTTTAAACTGTTTTCGTTAAAATGTTTTTGTTTCTCCTGCGCCAGTTGTTCCAGTTTCTTCTTCTGTCTATCAATTTCTTCTAGAATCTGCTCTAATACTTCCAAGGTCTGTTCTGCCTGTGTTTCCTGTTTCTCTCTGCACGCTTCCCATTCTGTAAAATGTAGACTATCCAAAGAGCATACTACTCCCGAAACTTCATGCGCCCACAGTTTTCGATTATCTGCCAATTTTCCATATACTTCCTTACCCTGGTCTCGCAGTTTCTGCTGTATCATCCGATAAATACGAGTATCAAAGACTCTTTCGAAGATTTCCTTCCGCTCCTTAGATGGTGCATGCAAGAGCTTCATAAATTCCCCTTGCGCAATCATGGAAATCTGAGTAAACTGTCCCGCATCGACACCAATAATCTCTACAATCTTTTCATTAATATCTCGGATTCTTCCGGGAAATACTTGTCCGTCCGGCATGGTAAGTTCTACCGCTGCCGCCTCGTTTGTGAGTGTCAGTTCTCCATCTTTATTCCGTCGTTTGCTGGTTCTTTTATAATTGGGATTGCGTCGAATACCATAAGTTTCTCCCTGATAGGAAAAAACAAATTCCACATAAGTAGGGGTACTGCCATCCGCATACTGGCTGCGCATCATATCTCCTTCTCTACGCCCACCACTGGTCTGGTCAAAAAGTGCATAAGTAATGGCATCAAATATAGTAGTTTTTCCTGCACCGGTATCTCCTGTTATCAGAAAAATACCGTTCCTTACTTTTTTAAAATCAATGGTTTCCACTCCAGCATAGGAGCCGAATGCTGACATCGTAAGTCTTACCGGTCTCATACTTTCCCCTCCTTACACTGATTGATGATATTCGCCACAATATGTTCTTCCTCTTCACTCATGGTCTGATGATTCATTTCTTCATAAAAAGAACGAAAAATATCCATAGGCTGCAGCTTAATATCAAGTTCTCCCTTTTCATCCAGAAGACTTTTCGTTCTGCTGTTTTCGATGCGAAGTTCCAAAATAAAGTCATATACTTCCTCTAACTGCTCCTTCGGATTATAAGGTTCCTTCTCATCTGTCATGGTAATGCTGACAAAATCATGGCAATTTTCCTCGGTTGCACGCGCCAAAATTTCCTGCAAAAGCCCCTTTTCCCGACGTACTTCCTGTTTTGGAATAAGCGGAATCGTATCAAGCACAGGTTCTGTTCCTTTTTCTCCCAATGTTACCATCGTAATAGACTTTTTGTGATGTTCTTCACTAACAGAGTATTTTAGCGGCGTACCACAGTAACGAATCGAAGGCTTTTTTACCATCTGAGCACCGTGAATATGACCTAATGCTGCATAATCAAACTGTTCTATGACAGAGACATCAATATTGTCAAGACCTCCTACGGAAAGCACTGTATTTTCTGAATCGCAAAGCTCCGGCTTCTTTCCACCATTGGTATAAAACTGATGAGACAACAAGACATTCCGCTTGTCATAGTCAATCTTTTCTCGCGCTAACACTTCACGCACTGCACTTTCATAATCGATAACAACGCCTTCTTCAAACAAATGGCGTACATAGCCTGGTTTTAAAAAGGGAAGCAGATAAAAATTCACTGTTCCCCATTCGTCCTGTAACTCTATTTTCTTTAAATGTTCCTCCTGCTGCTGTGGTGGAAGAACCGACACATAAATGTGGTGTTTTTCCAAAAAACTGCTGGCATAATTAAGTCTTTGTGCGCTGTCGTGATTTCCGGCAATAATCAACACCGGTATTCCCGGCACCTCTTCTGAAAGTTCATTTAAGAAATCATCAAACAAGGTGTATGCCTCTCCGGATGGTACGGATTTGTCAAAAATATCTCCGCATATTAAAATAACATCCGGTGCATATTCCTGCGCCCGCTGCACAATCTGATGCAATATTTCCTGTTGATTTTCTTTAAGATTGTAATAATGCAGTTGTTTTCCTATGTGTAAATCCGATAAATGAAAAATTTTCAAATCTATTCTCCTTCATTCTTGACAGAATCTTATTCCATTTCAAGATATTTCTTTAACGCCGGCATCAATTCCTTCGCTTGCCGATATCCTTCCTCGTATAACTTTCTGAGCTTGTCCGGATTGGATTCAGTACGTCCTACACCATAAGTATTTTC is a window from the Roseburia sp. 499 genome containing:
- a CDS encoding AAA family ATPase: MRPVRLTMSAFGSYAGVETIDFKKVRNGIFLITGDTGAGKTTIFDAITYALFDQTSGGRREGDMMRSQYADGSTPTYVEFVFSYQGETYGIRRNPNYKRTSKRRNKDGELTLTNEAAAVELTMPDGQVFPGRIRDINEKIVEIIGVDAGQFTQISMIAQGEFMKLLHAPSKERKEIFERVFDTRIYRMIQQKLRDQGKEVYGKLADNRKLWAHEVSGVVCSLDSLHFTEWEACREKQETQAEQTLEVLEQILEEIDRQKKKLEQLAQEKQKHFNENSLKRKQAEEINQRLEQLVQEEKKIEQMKLQMEQENAQKKELEEQKQKQTEEYNKRMPELSERIAGWKALLPKYNLLKEKKEQLLQIEKKKAESEQNLAKLEEELSRKKQELQENAEEIQKLEQEPEVLIQLQQQEKELQEKQQSLLEMEKRAENLQKLEKECEKQQEQVRGLLEDYEKKSREYEEKNRMFIEEQVGIIAEKLKDGEPCPVCGSFEHPRKACLSPEAVTQREVEEAKEQREQADILLNQKREAYQKQKGEVEKEQSLIAQEAKRIFGKELTKEEIGQQRIQCKTEYEQVKEQRIQAEEKQKNCDAHKKKQEKLLAEQETLTQKREAVTEVCYQIRAEQETASEMWKSLANELPYETERELQQNLQRAEQEKAELEQQKEVLEKRLQELQQLLANQQGALVTLEEHFSQLKEELTGKEKIDTSSLKEEAEQLEAEQKQLEQRRMEFAGNESRNQQALKNLKALYQERTALEKEYTVISTLDRTANGNLNQQARLDLQTYVQRRYFKYIVAEANRRLVKMSGSQFILQCRDMENLGKRGEVGLDLDVYDLVTDKVRDVKTLSGGESFMAALSMALGMADIIQRMAGRVHLDTMFIDEGFGSLDEEARSKAIGILTELAGEHRLVGIISHVTELKEQIDRKLVVSKTEKGSRAAWVLES
- a CDS encoding histidine phosphatase family protein yields the protein MRVYFIRHGATKGNLEHRYVGRTDEGILDKEWNTLRMTGEELGQMDYVFVSPYLRCIQSAKALFGREEAKLEVIEDFREMDFGAFEYKNYRELNGNPDYQRFIDSGGTIAFPEGEEPKAFKERCQRAYEQCMEKAQAQEWEKVAFVVHGGTIMAILEKYGIPKQEYFDYQVGNGQGFMGEVIEGKYIQHQKINVL
- a CDS encoding D-2-hydroxyacid dehydrogenase, translating into MKIVFLDAKSIGEDIDLSGYDALGEVVKYDFSTPSEAAERVTDADVVIINKVPINEQTIGNAKNLKLVCVTATGTNNLDKEYLDERGIAWRNVAGYSTESVAQHTFAMLFYLLEHLPYYDEYVKSEKYVGDRSFTHFDRKFSQLSNMTWGIIGLGAIGRRVADIAKCFGCRVIYYSTSGKNNQPDYEQVNFDTLLAESDIVSVHAPLTPETENLMDKAAFDKMKSSAIFLNVGRGPIVVEEDLAQALEQGKIAAAGLDVLCVEPMSSENPLKRIKDSDKLLITPHIAWASVEARTNLMNIILGQIKEFFA
- a CDS encoding exonuclease SbcCD subunit D yields the protein MKIFHLSDLHIGKQLHYYNLKENQQEILHQIVQRAQEYAPDVILICGDIFDKSVPSGEAYTLFDDFLNELSEEVPGIPVLIIAGNHDSAQRLNYASSFLEKHHIYVSVLPPQQQEEHLKKIELQDEWGTVNFYLLPFLKPGYVRHLFEEGVVIDYESAVREVLAREKIDYDKRNVLLSHQFYTNGGKKPELCDSENTVLSVGGLDNIDVSVIEQFDYAALGHIHGAQMVKKPSIRYCGTPLKYSVSEEHHKKSITMVTLGEKGTEPVLDTIPLIPKQEVRREKGLLQEILARATEENCHDFVSITMTDEKEPYNPKEQLEEVYDFILELRIENSRTKSLLDEKGELDIKLQPMDIFRSFYEEMNHQTMSEEEEHIVANIINQCKEGKV